Proteins encoded in a region of the Triplophysa rosa linkage group LG14, Trosa_1v2, whole genome shotgun sequence genome:
- the LOC130565309 gene encoding matrix metalloproteinase-20-like, whose translation MSSWTGHSEATVWRGKMHVLLCLVCVFSLFGQYRLTPLPQDEHDQSIHATKPAQNDLSMATKYLQHFYSFQADPAGRRRRSRPSFSSKLKDMQSFFGLNRTGTLNPATLIVMRTPRCGVSDVEDYSHRRGNKWKKNLITYGVGQYTGHLPVNIVDSLISSALDVWAKASPLTFLRSYSHEADIMVEFVRNDHGDSFPFDGPEGTLAHAYGPGAGIGGDVHFDEAESWTVGSKGFNLYLVAAHEFGHALGLKHSQNPESVMYPTYKNRKTYNVLSSEDIININTLYGPRNKRPSPSSRFIWSYPSDPWHSGSNFPVSLKETCNPDLTFDAVTTVGEALFFFRDKYLWIKHNNQNDIKEGPISNFMPNVDCKIDAAYWVPQRATAYLFNGTVFWTVKGSQVKSRARNIRTFGFPSWVQHIDAAVHIHRTAHTLFFTEHLYWRYNEHYKSMNDSSPRNISEDFPGINGPINAAVYKDGSLHFFVGSDVYKYDTKQKEIIGVYKTMSWLGC comes from the exons ATGTCCTCTTGGACCGGCCATTCAGAAGCTACGGTCTGGAGAGGGAAGATGCACGTTTTGCTCTGTCTAGTTTGTGTCTTCAGTCTTTTTGGTCAGTATCGTCTGACACCGTTACCACAAGATGAACATGATCAATCGATTCATGCAACCAAACCTGCTCAGAATGACCTGTCCATGGCAACT AAATACCTGCAGCATTTCTACAGTTTCCAAGCAGATCCTGCAGGCCGCAGGAGGAGGAGCCGCCCATCGTTCTCATCCAAACTGAAGGACATGCAGAGCTTTTTCGGACTCAACCGAACAGGAACCTTAAATCCAGCCACCCTCATTGTGATGAGAACCCCGAGATGCGGCGTTTCTGATGTGGAGGACTACAGTCACAGACGTGGAAACAAGTGGAAGAAAAACCTCATTACTTATGG TGTTGGCCAGTATACCGGTCACTTACCGGTGAACATAGTGGACTCTCTGATCTCATCTGCTCTGGATGTATGGGCGAAGGCCAGTCCTCTTACTTTCCTCAGATCATATTCTCACGAGGCAGACATCATGGTGGAGTTTGTAAGAAATG ATCATGGTGACTCCTTCCCTTTTGATGGTCCAGAAGGCACACTGGCTCATGCTTATGGTCCAGGGGCGGGCATCGGCGGGGATGTTCACTTCGATGAAGCTGAATCCTGGACAGTGGGTTCAAAAG GGTTTAACTTGTATCTAGTAGCTGCGCATGAGTTTGGACACGCACTGGGTTTAAAACACTCACAAAATCCTGAATCGGTGATGTACCCGAcatacaaaaacagaaaaacgtaCAATGTGCTCTCCAGTGAAGATATCATAAATATCAACACACTATATG GACCAAGAAACAAAAGGCCTTCTCCGTCTTCAAGATTTATCTGGAGCTATCCCAGTGACCCCTGGCACAGCGGTTCTAATTTCCCTGTATCACTGAAGGAAACGTGTAATCCGGACCTGACTTTTGATGCTGTCACTACTGTAGGAGAAgctcttttcttttttagagACAA GTACTTGTGGATTAAACACAACAACCAAAATGATATAAAGGAAGGTCCTATCAGCAATTTTATGCCAAATGTTGATTGCAAGATCGATGCTGCTTATTGGGTGCCACAGCGAGCAACAGCTTATCTGTTTAACG GGACTGTTTTCTGGACTGTTAAAGGATCCCAGGTTAAAAGCAGAGCCAGAAACATCAGGACTTTTGGGTTCCCATCATGGGTCCAGCACATAGATGCTGCAGTCCACATTCACAGAACCGCACACACCTTATTCTTCACTGAACACTTATACTGGAG GTATAACGAACATTACAAGTCTATGAATGACTCGAGTCCACGTAACATTTCTGAGGATTTCCCGGGAATAAATGGGCCAATAAATGCTGCAGTTTATAAAGATG GTTCCCTCCATTTCTTTGTTGGCTCAGATGTGTACAAATATGACACCAAACAAAAGGAAATTATTGGAGTGTATAAAACAATGTCCTGGCTTGGGTGTTAA
- the tp53i13 gene encoding tumor protein p53-inducible protein 13 isoform X1, which translates to MSPQVNLLSGLGLIWLCVTQWCHCRLVCDNGKANLMTDLPGPEELICQELWPQSQMNIPDIDTKYVNTAADYICMDTPITYHDLIPTHGPYRPVEAESGEYLYCPPQRWLHNLKNGALVLLYHPCVSAEARRNLAVLARSCLAHYILTPYPWLSRRRPLAVVSWGRSLEMSRISTGFCDWSVSISYNISQLSTSQSTKYSLYLTKPAPLDRPMNIKQEMSNGEGLKNCCLEALHLNDVQKTRKRSRKTRMALKQTSQEVTPKVKPNNLNGIESAKQNITDKLSQNNTKEMTSLLLFTVNVTQSHNSSKDLQEPAGVSKEQTDAEKQLVQNNVERNKNQTDRKSHMKTTIESRRHRIKTDTKAQRTESECVDLTKCGVPESPHIGGPLRGERIPIPRTDEAVWAAAALGFLLVLLTLSVLHTRLYRHCRSSTSLYWQDGQQDYENVGEVIRRRLRMVGRRKRRCSYNRRQESALLSNSSAEENSE; encoded by the exons ATGAGTCCTCAAGTAAACCTGCTGTCTGGACTTGGACTGATCTGGCTCTGCGTAACCCAGTGGTGTCACTGCAGACTGGTCTGCGACAATGGAAAG GCAAATCTCATGACAGACCTACCAGGACCTGAGGAACTCATTTGTCAAGAGCTTTGGCCACAGTCACAGATG AATATTCCTGATATTGACACAAAATATGTTAACACG GCTGCTGATTACATCTGTATGGACACACCCATTACATACCATGACCTCATACCCACCCA TGGGCCTTACCGGCCTGTCGAGGCAGAGAGTGGAGAATATCTGTATTGTCCTCCTCAGCGCTGGCTACACAACCTCAAA AATGGTGCGCTGGTGCTTCTGTATCACCCCTGTGTCTCAGCTGAAGCTCGCAGGAATCTCGCCGTGTTGGCTCGCTCGTGTCTGGCTCATTATATTCTCACACCGTACCCCTGGCTCAGCCGACGGAGA CCCTTAGCTGTGGTCTCTTGGGGTCGCTCACTAGAGATGTCTCGCATCTCAACTGGgttttgtgattggtcggtctcCATTTCCTACAACATTAGTCAACTTAGCACGAGCCAAAGTACAAAGTACAGTCTGTACTTGACCAAACCAGCACCTCTGGACAGACCAATGAACATAAAGCAAGAGATGTCCAATGGGGAAGGATTAAAG AATTGCTGCTTGGAAGCTCTCCATCTTAATGATGTACAGAAGACCAGAAAAAGATCCAGAAAGACCAGGATGGCCCTCAAACAAACATCACAGGAAGTGACACCGAAAGTCAAACCCAACAACCTTAACGGCATAGAGAGTGCAAAACAGAACATAACAGACAAACtatcacaaaataacacaaaggaGATGACCTCCTTGCTATTGTTTACCGTTAACGTCACACAATCTCACAATTCATCTAAGGACTTACAAGAACCAGCTGGAGTATCCAAGGAGCaaactgacgcagagaagcaACTTGTCCAGAATAATgttgaaagaaataaaaaccaGACAGACCGAAAGTCACATATGAAAACTACAATAGAAAGCAGGAGGCATCGGATTAAGACTGATACAAAGGCACAGAGAACTGAATCTGAATGCGTAGATCTCACAAAGTGTGGAGTCCCAGAGTCTCCACATATAGGGGGTCCATTGAGAGGGGAGAGGATACCCATTCCACGCACCGATGAGGCCGTGTGGGCTGCAGCCGCTCTGGGCTTCCTGTTGGTGCTGCTCACCCTGTCCGTGCTCCACACGCGCCTCTATCGGCACTGTAGGTCCTCAACCAGCCTTTACTGGCAAGACGGCCAGCAAGACTATGAGAACGTGGGTG AGGTCATCCGGCGGAGACTCAGGATGGTTGGCCGGAGGAAGAGGAGGTGCAGCTATAACAGGAGACAGGAAAGTGCATTACTGTCTAACTCCAGCGCTGAGGAGAATTCTGAGTGA
- the tp53i13 gene encoding tumor protein p53-inducible protein 13 isoform X2, producing the protein MLTRGPYRPVEAESGEYLYCPPQRWLHNLKNGALVLLYHPCVSAEARRNLAVLARSCLAHYILTPYPWLSRRRPLAVVSWGRSLEMSRISTGFCDWSVSISYNISQLSTSQSTKYSLYLTKPAPLDRPMNIKQEMSNGEGLKNCCLEALHLNDVQKTRKRSRKTRMALKQTSQEVTPKVKPNNLNGIESAKQNITDKLSQNNTKEMTSLLLFTVNVTQSHNSSKDLQEPAGVSKEQTDAEKQLVQNNVERNKNQTDRKSHMKTTIESRRHRIKTDTKAQRTESECVDLTKCGVPESPHIGGPLRGERIPIPRTDEAVWAAAALGFLLVLLTLSVLHTRLYRHCRSSTSLYWQDGQQDYENVGEVIRRRLRMVGRRKRRCSYNRRQESALLSNSSAEENSE; encoded by the exons ATGTTAACACG TGGGCCTTACCGGCCTGTCGAGGCAGAGAGTGGAGAATATCTGTATTGTCCTCCTCAGCGCTGGCTACACAACCTCAAA AATGGTGCGCTGGTGCTTCTGTATCACCCCTGTGTCTCAGCTGAAGCTCGCAGGAATCTCGCCGTGTTGGCTCGCTCGTGTCTGGCTCATTATATTCTCACACCGTACCCCTGGCTCAGCCGACGGAGA CCCTTAGCTGTGGTCTCTTGGGGTCGCTCACTAGAGATGTCTCGCATCTCAACTGGgttttgtgattggtcggtctcCATTTCCTACAACATTAGTCAACTTAGCACGAGCCAAAGTACAAAGTACAGTCTGTACTTGACCAAACCAGCACCTCTGGACAGACCAATGAACATAAAGCAAGAGATGTCCAATGGGGAAGGATTAAAG AATTGCTGCTTGGAAGCTCTCCATCTTAATGATGTACAGAAGACCAGAAAAAGATCCAGAAAGACCAGGATGGCCCTCAAACAAACATCACAGGAAGTGACACCGAAAGTCAAACCCAACAACCTTAACGGCATAGAGAGTGCAAAACAGAACATAACAGACAAACtatcacaaaataacacaaaggaGATGACCTCCTTGCTATTGTTTACCGTTAACGTCACACAATCTCACAATTCATCTAAGGACTTACAAGAACCAGCTGGAGTATCCAAGGAGCaaactgacgcagagaagcaACTTGTCCAGAATAATgttgaaagaaataaaaaccaGACAGACCGAAAGTCACATATGAAAACTACAATAGAAAGCAGGAGGCATCGGATTAAGACTGATACAAAGGCACAGAGAACTGAATCTGAATGCGTAGATCTCACAAAGTGTGGAGTCCCAGAGTCTCCACATATAGGGGGTCCATTGAGAGGGGAGAGGATACCCATTCCACGCACCGATGAGGCCGTGTGGGCTGCAGCCGCTCTGGGCTTCCTGTTGGTGCTGCTCACCCTGTCCGTGCTCCACACGCGCCTCTATCGGCACTGTAGGTCCTCAACCAGCCTTTACTGGCAAGACGGCCAGCAAGACTATGAGAACGTGGGTG AGGTCATCCGGCGGAGACTCAGGATGGTTGGCCGGAGGAAGAGGAGGTGCAGCTATAACAGGAGACAGGAAAGTGCATTACTGTCTAACTCCAGCGCTGAGGAGAATTCTGAGTGA
- the taok1a gene encoding serine/threonine-protein kinase TAO1-B — protein sequence MPNAVRAGSLKDPDISELFFKEDPEKLFSDLREIGHGSFGAVYFAWDVRTSEVVAIKKMSYSGKQSNEKWQDIIKEVKFLQRIKHPNSIEYKGCYLREHTAWLVMEYCLGSASDLLEVHKKPLQEIEIAAITHGALRGLAYLHSHNMIHRDIKAGNILLTEPGQVKLADFGSASIASPANSFVGTPYWMAPEVILAMDEGQYDGKVDMWSLGITCVELAERKPPLFNMNAMSALYHIAQNESPSLQSSEWTDYFRNFVDSCLQKLPQDRPNSEELLKHAFVQRERPESVLIDLIQRTKDAVRELDNLQSRKMKKLLFQEAHNGPAVEVPDDEEEVEHSVGRTGTVNSVGSNQSIPSMSISASSQSSSVNSLPDATDATDDNKSEVDLMEKDQTIIPNSTVIHVKPDEESYQDEPESQRPPDEPQSPPAQTPRRQFRNREHFATIRTASLVTRQIQEHEQDSEVREQMSGYKRMRRQHQKHLLALENKLKGEMDEHRLKLDKELENQRNSFAAEMDKLVKKHQATLEKDAKTFTNDEKKFLQHIQSQQKKELSSFLESQKREYKLRKEQLKEELNENQSTPKKEKQEWLSKKKENFQHFQAEEEANLLRRQRQYLDLECRRFKRRILILRHNVEQDLMREELNKRQTQKDLEHAMLLRHHESMQELEFRHLSNIQKMRAEQIRLQHQTELTNQLEYNKRRERELRRKHVMEVRQQPKSLKSKELQIKKQFQDACKTQTRQYKALRNHLLESTPKPEHKTMLKRLKEEQTRKLAILAEQYDHTINNMLSTQALRLDEAQEAECQVLRMQLQQELELLNAYQSKIKMQTDAQQERERKELEQRVSLRRALLETKIEEEMLTLQNERTERIRSLLERQAREIEAFDSESMRLGFSNMVLANISPEGLSHSFPGAPASWIPHQHSDSSQGTQWGSSSGSGSSHHYYSGQGGAQAQGWSQAQGWSQAMPGGGLPPWGHSSSGPPGAMPKSGVGMRNSPQAIRRTTSAGRTEQGMTRSTSITSQISNGSHLSYT from the exons ATGCCCAACGCTGTTCGCGCGGGGAGCCTGAAGGACCCCGACATCTCCGAGCTCTTCTTTAAAGAGGACCCCGAAAAACTCTTCTCAGACCTGAGGGAAATCGGCCATGGCAGCTTTGGCGCAGTATATTTT gCGTGGGATGTTAGGACCTCAGAGGTTGTGGCCATTAAGAAAATGTCATATAGTGGGAAACAGTCCAATGAG AAATGGCAAGATATAATAAAAGAGGTCAAGTTCCTTCAAAGGATAAAGCATCCAAACAGCATTGAATATAAAGGATGTTACCTGCGAGAACACACAGCATGG CTGGTTATGGAGTACTGTCTGGGCTCTGCGTCAGATCTTCTGGAGG TACACAAGAAACCTTTACAAGAGATAGAGATAGCGGCGATTACTCATGGTGCTTTGCGGGGGCTGGCGTACCTTCACTCCCACAACATGATTCACAG GGATATCAAGGCCGGAAACATCTTACTCACAGAGCCTGGACAAGTGAAGCTGGCAGATTTCGGGTCCGCATCTATCGCTTCTCCAGCTAATTCTTTTGTGGGGACTCCTTACTG GATGGCCCCAGAGGTGATTCTGGCCATGGATGAAGGTCAATATGACGGAAAGGTCGACATGTGGTCTTTAGGGATAACCTGCGTTGAATTAG CTGAAAGGAAACCTCCACTCTTCAACATGAATGCAATGAGTGCCTTATACCACATCGCACAGAATGAGAGCCCGTCGCTCCAGTCCAGTGAATG GACGGACTACTTCAGGAATTTTGTGGACTCATGCCTCCAGAAGTTACCCCAGGACAGACCCAACTCAGAAGAACTTCTGAAA CATGCGTTTGTCCAGCGTGAGCGACCAGAGTCGGTGCTTATTGACCTGATCCAGCGCACCAAAGATGCTGTGAGAGAGCTAGACAACTTGCAGTCCCGCAAGATGAAGAAGCTCCTCTTCCAGGAGGCCCACAATGGCCCTGCAGTGGAGGTCCCAGACGATGAGGAG GAGGTGGAGCACAGTGTTGGCCGCACTGGCACGGTGAACAGTGTGGGCAGTAACCAGTCCATCCCTAGTATGTCCATCAGCGCCAGCTCACAGAGCAGTTCCGTCAACAGCCTGCCTGATGCCACAGACGCCACCGACGACAACAAGAGCGAAGTAGATCTGATGGAAAAAGACCAGACCATCATACCCAACAGCACAGTGATCCACGTCAAACCG GATGAAGAGAGCTATCAGGATGAACCAGAGTCTCAAAGGCCGCCAGACGAGCCCCAGTCGCCCCCAGCGCAAACTCCACGCCGCCAGTTTCGCAATCGAGAGCACTTCGCAACCATCCGCACGGCGTCCCTG GTCACCCGTCAGATTCAGGAGCATGAGCAGGACTCTGAGGTTCGAGAGCAGATGTCTGGCTACAAACGTATGCGCAGGCAGCACCAGAAACACCTTCTGGCATTGGAGAACAAGCTAAAGGGTGAGATGGATGAGCACAGACTCAAACTAGACAAGGAACTGGAGAACCAGAGGAACAGCTTTGCCGCAGAGATGGACAAACTCGTCAAGAAGCACCAAGCCACTTTGGAAAAAGAT GCCAAGACGTTTACCAACGATGAGAAGAAATTCCTGCAGCACATTCAGAGCCAGCAAAAGAAAGAGCTCAGCAGCTTCCTGGAATCTCAGAAACGAGAGTACAAACTGCGCAAAGAACAACTGAAAGAG GAATTGAATGAGAACCAATCCACACCAAAGAAAGAGAAGCAGGAGTGGCTGTCCAAGAAGAAGGAGAACTTCCAGCACTTCCAGGCGGAGGAGGAGGCCAACCTTCTCCGTCGACAGAGACAGTATCTGGACCTTGAGTGCCGCAGGTTCAAACGGCGGATTCTCATCTTGCGCCACAACGTTGAACAGGATCTCATGAGAGAG GAGCTCAACAAGCGTCAGACCCAGAAAGATCTGGAGCACGCCATGCTCCTCCGGCACCACGAGTCCATGCAGGAGCTGGAGTTCAGGCACCTGAGCAACATCCAGAAGATGCGTGCGGAGCAGATACGTCTGCAGCACCAGACCGAGCTAACCAACCAGCTGGAGTACAACAAGCGCAGGGAGAGGGAACTCAGACGCAAGCACGTCATGGAGGTCCGACAGCAGCCCAAGAGCCTCAAG TCCAAAGAGCTTCAGATCAAAAAACAGTTCCAGGATGCATGCAAGACCCAAACCCGACAATACAAAGCCTTGAGAAACCACCTGCTTGAGAGCACGCCAAAACCAGAACACAAGACCATGCTGAAGAGACTGAAGGAGGAGCAGACAAGGAAACTGGCCATTCTCGCCGAGCAGTACGACCACACCATCAACAACATGCTCTCCACACAGGCT ttgcGCCTAGACGAGGCGCAGGAGGCCGAATGTCAGGTGCTGCGCATGCAGCTGCAGCAGGAGTTGGAGCTGTTGAATGCATATCAGAGTAAGATCAAGATGCAGACGGATGCCCAACAGGAGCGAGAGAGGAAGGAGTTGGAGCAGAGAGTATCTCTGAGGAGGGCTCTGCTGGAGACTAAG ATTGAAGAAGAGATGTTGACCTTGCAGAACGAGCGCACAGAGCGGATCCGCAGCCTACTGGAGCGCCAGGCCCGAGAGATCGAGGCCTTTGACTCGGAGAGCATGCGATTGGGCTTCAGCAACATGGTGCTGGCTAACATCTCTCCTGAAGGCCTCAGCCACAGCTTCCCCGGGGCCCCGGCCAGCTGGATCCCCCATCAGCACTCGGATAGTTCTCAGGGGACACAATGGGGCAGCAGCAGTGGGTCGGGGTCCAGCCACCACTATTACTCCGGTCAGGGAGGAGCGCAGGCTCAGGGCTGGAGTCAGGCCCAGGGCTGGAGTCAGGCCATGCCCGGGGGTGGACTTCCCCCGTGGGGCCACTCCTCCTCGGGTCCCCCAGGAGCCATGCCAAAAAGCGGCGTGGGGATGCGAAACAGCCCTCAAGCCATTAGGAGGACCACCTCGGCGGGGCGCACTGAGCAGGGCATGACTAGGAGCACCAGCATCACGTCTCAGATATCCAACGGTTCGCACCTGTCCTACACATAG